The Streptomyces sp. P9-A4 genome contains a region encoding:
- a CDS encoding site-specific integrase, with product MSATVLRGYIATLEGECAPRYARQILTSLSNILETAIDDKRLVRNPMRAKSVRWPKAPEDQREAWSLETAQCVRDVINPRYRIAVVLALGCGLRQGEVFGLSPQDVDFERGVIRVRRQVQLRNGRLYFTLPKGGKTRVVDMPRSVAAELAAYFPQCPAVEVELPWG from the coding sequence GTGTCCGCAACCGTCCTGCGCGGCTACATCGCCACCCTCGAAGGCGAATGCGCACCCCGGTATGCCCGGCAGATCCTCACCTCTCTCTCGAACATCCTCGAGACGGCGATCGACGACAAGCGGCTCGTCCGCAACCCCATGCGCGCCAAGTCGGTGCGTTGGCCCAAGGCGCCCGAGGATCAGCGGGAAGCATGGTCCCTGGAGACCGCGCAGTGCGTACGGGACGTCATCAACCCGCGCTACCGGATCGCGGTGGTTCTCGCCCTCGGGTGCGGCCTACGTCAAGGCGAGGTCTTCGGCCTCTCGCCGCAGGACGTCGACTTCGAGCGTGGTGTCATCCGCGTGCGACGGCAGGTTCAACTGCGCAACGGTCGCTTGTACTTCACACTGCCCAAGGGCGGGAAGACGCGTGTCGTCGACATGCCCCGCTCGGTCGCCGCAGAGCTGGCCGCCTACTTCCCGCAGTGTCCGGCCGTGGAGGTCGAGTTGCCTTGGGGCTGA
- a CDS encoding tyrosine-type recombinase/integrase, producing MWKPALATAGVIPMREKGGSWKASRKDGFHVLRHTYASIILEAGESVVTLARWLGHSSPTITLDHYAHFMPEAGGKGRAAVDALLGVVPEYVPENLTLP from the coding sequence GTGTGGAAGCCCGCGCTCGCGACAGCCGGGGTCATCCCCATGCGGGAGAAGGGCGGGAGCTGGAAGGCGTCTCGCAAGGACGGCTTCCACGTCCTTCGGCACACGTACGCCTCGATCATCCTTGAAGCCGGAGAGTCAGTGGTCACCCTCGCCCGATGGCTCGGCCACTCCAGCCCGACCATCACCCTCGACCACTACGCCCACTTCATGCCCGAGGCCGGCGGCAAGGGCAGGGCAGCCGTCGACGCGCTGCTCGGCGTGGTCCCCGAGTACGTCCCGGAAAACCTCACCTTGCCGTGA
- a CDS encoding WXG100 family type VII secretion target, which produces MAAGDPDLRVPEDDGLAKLAGDLDSMQRHLDNQVRRMDGIVDRIQARWRGATGDVYRTLHTEAAQDAVRIREHLRLLEEAVRFSRNGFSEQELEVLSRLRKLQGQIDVAREANALQAPPPGAPAAESAPVPRSRIEDV; this is translated from the coding sequence ATGGCAGCGGGGGATCCCGATCTGAGAGTGCCCGAGGACGACGGGCTGGCCAAGCTGGCCGGCGACCTGGACTCCATGCAGCGGCATCTCGACAACCAGGTCCGGCGGATGGACGGGATCGTCGACCGGATCCAGGCCCGCTGGCGCGGCGCCACCGGGGACGTCTACCGGACCCTCCACACCGAGGCCGCGCAGGACGCCGTACGCATCCGGGAGCACCTGCGGCTCCTGGAGGAGGCGGTCCGGTTCAGCCGGAACGGGTTCAGCGAACAGGAGCTGGAGGTGCTGTCCCGGCTGCGGAAGCTCCAGGGCCAGATCGACGTGGCCCGGGAGGCGAACGCCCTCCAGGCGCCGCCGCCGGGCGCTCCGGCCGCCGAGTCCGCGCCCGTCCCCCGCAGCCGTATCGAAGACGTGTAG
- a CDS encoding WXG100 family type VII secretion target has translation MAGDDRIAVDITALQAMSGELEEILRKLNEQLAELYERTERVVLGWQGEAREEFVITLDRWAKDMEDLKATQAWLHTSVTTSHANYSAAHQAVLRGWGAA, from the coding sequence ATGGCGGGCGACGACCGGATAGCCGTGGACATCACCGCGTTACAGGCGATGTCCGGGGAGCTGGAGGAGATCCTCCGGAAGCTGAACGAGCAACTGGCCGAGCTGTACGAGCGCACCGAACGGGTGGTCCTCGGCTGGCAGGGCGAGGCCCGCGAGGAGTTCGTGATCACCCTCGACCGGTGGGCCAAGGACATGGAGGACCTGAAGGCCACGCAGGCCTGGTTGCACACCTCGGTGACCACCTCCCACGCCAACTACTCGGCCGCCCACCAGGCGGTCCTGCGCGGCTGGGGGGCCGCCTGA
- a CDS encoding RNase A-like domain-containing protein, with the protein MPAVPSPVPGKLYDPQGKDISQGQTPKPPDPDKEVQDLKPSVDPGGFPSGFDVDPTHVWYTSYLIRNHQTAFDKAPRHLLDTLEGHKHVCGVGSGPEAFERAYDDISGRYLDVWAASVVAVGGVSTGLTITANNYVAAEYASHPSWGAPTSLKRIPDVIRTVPDYGKAPFLGWRTGGGDNFAEGIINEVLGAIGTAIQWVIREAMEKALHHGKVGQITPGGDDIELPLVAAAWRKVAQDAEKSGADLDAAIDYLRNPDATAAEWQSAMKQFTSSLWGTASWGKGAASPVAQGYDWKHPPLHMTRQPVLRILVDKARAIADILDAFATAVRDARKVIEHEYIEAAKELAKSDSFKNFLKDVGSLLTGPAGLAKNFLDNLNEGALNAGVDRYNNKTHDLARQLNDLRPVLDEARRSVPGFMAEEARAQTVGARSIEGYGKDHNWTVAPGQETVHPYPIDLANQEDMKVGNQSAHTIDRHVGLTPEQLQRRMRDANPPAASSFADLTTAQQFVQEAIDKHSAEIAQKIKDNPNAAIPMDPFTIDFTPQVTGISVTSPNGTPVPVHNVKVRLQLAPDRQPPFIVVTAFPDSP; encoded by the coding sequence GTGCCGGCGGTTCCGTCGCCCGTCCCGGGGAAGCTCTACGACCCCCAGGGCAAGGACATCTCCCAGGGCCAGACACCCAAGCCGCCCGACCCGGACAAAGAGGTCCAGGACCTCAAGCCGTCCGTGGACCCGGGGGGGTTCCCGAGCGGCTTCGACGTCGACCCGACGCACGTCTGGTACACCTCGTACCTCATCCGCAACCACCAGACGGCCTTCGACAAGGCTCCCCGGCACCTCCTGGACACCTTGGAGGGCCACAAGCACGTGTGCGGGGTCGGCTCGGGCCCGGAGGCGTTCGAGCGGGCGTACGACGACATCTCCGGCCGCTACCTGGACGTGTGGGCCGCCTCGGTGGTCGCCGTCGGCGGCGTCTCGACCGGCCTGACCATCACCGCGAACAACTACGTCGCGGCCGAGTACGCCTCCCACCCGTCCTGGGGCGCCCCCACCAGCCTGAAGCGGATACCGGACGTCATACGCACCGTGCCGGACTACGGGAAGGCGCCGTTCCTCGGCTGGCGGACCGGCGGCGGCGACAACTTCGCCGAGGGGATCATCAACGAAGTCCTCGGGGCCATCGGCACCGCCATCCAGTGGGTGATCCGAGAGGCGATGGAAAAGGCCCTCCACCATGGCAAGGTCGGTCAGATCACCCCGGGCGGCGACGACATCGAACTGCCGCTGGTGGCGGCGGCCTGGCGGAAGGTCGCGCAGGACGCCGAGAAGTCCGGCGCCGACCTGGACGCGGCGATCGACTACCTGAGGAACCCCGACGCCACCGCGGCGGAATGGCAGTCGGCGATGAAGCAGTTCACGTCCAGCCTGTGGGGGACCGCCTCTTGGGGCAAGGGCGCCGCGAGCCCCGTTGCCCAGGGCTACGACTGGAAGCACCCCCCGCTCCATATGACCCGGCAGCCGGTGCTCCGGATCCTGGTCGACAAGGCGCGGGCGATCGCCGACATCCTCGACGCGTTCGCCACGGCGGTGCGGGACGCCCGCAAGGTGATCGAGCACGAGTACATCGAGGCGGCCAAGGAACTGGCGAAGTCGGACAGTTTCAAGAACTTCCTGAAGGACGTCGGCTCCCTGCTCACGGGCCCGGCGGGACTCGCCAAGAACTTCCTGGACAACCTGAACGAGGGCGCGCTCAACGCGGGCGTGGACCGGTACAACAACAAGACGCACGACCTCGCCCGGCAACTGAACGACCTCAGGCCCGTCCTGGACGAGGCCCGGCGGAGCGTCCCCGGCTTCATGGCGGAGGAGGCCCGCGCGCAGACGGTGGGCGCCCGCTCCATCGAGGGGTACGGAAAGGACCACAACTGGACGGTGGCACCGGGTCAGGAGACCGTCCACCCGTACCCCATCGACCTCGCCAACCAGGAGGACATGAAGGTCGGCAACCAGTCGGCGCACACCATCGACCGCCACGTGGGACTCACCCCGGAGCAGCTGCAGAGGCGCATGCGGGACGCGAACCCGCCCGCCGCCTCCTCGTTCGCCGACCTCACCACCGCACAGCAATTCGTCCAGGAAGCGATCGACAAGCACTCCGCCGAAATCGCTCAGAAGATCAAGGACAACCCGAACGCCGCCATCCCGATGGATCCCTTCACGATCGACTTCACCCCGCAGGTCACCGGCATCTCCGTGACCAGCCCCAACGGCACACCCGTCCCCGTACACAATGTGAAGGTCCGTCTTCAGCTCGCCCCCGACCGCCAGCCCCCGTTCATCGTCGTCACCGCTTTCCCGGATTCGCCCTAG
- a CDS encoding RNase A-like domain-containing protein: MLTRSAAYPDRETAHWATQAVVTQNEQVVHRWLTRPDRARLTIEAYWPSRPEPVGQVLLQGEMLAGHGPVDVRAARVILKRDPEHPLGFTVHATFPIHP, translated from the coding sequence GTGCTGACACGTTCCGCCGCCTACCCGGACCGGGAGACCGCGCACTGGGCCACCCAGGCCGTGGTCACGCAGAACGAGCAGGTGGTGCACCGGTGGCTGACCCGGCCGGACCGCGCGCGGCTCACCATCGAGGCGTACTGGCCGTCCCGCCCCGAGCCGGTCGGGCAGGTGCTGCTCCAGGGGGAGATGCTGGCCGGTCACGGGCCGGTGGACGTGCGGGCCGCCCGCGTGATCCTGAAGCGCGACCCGGAGCATCCGCTCGGGTTCACCGTGCACGCCACCTTCCCGATCCACCCGTGA
- a CDS encoding contact-dependent growth inhibition system immunity protein produces MPLTPLQHDPRYGEMDQVLRAYAGQRADDTEEKPSVALTAYLRHTWHSRPWAVGIAESQLREYARNPPGPLLLRLGEVYPLPDPGLDGAEIQAWLLTVAGHLRRCLAEGDMPPPGAPQTRWEWQARFPELGQLLGGWFSQDHGVEFQDHEEALRDYLEVTDPSLAARLCGEAYELLALRLDESDYAYGLSLLGLEVDPPVPYTHGAWLGIIAEEVLRGR; encoded by the coding sequence ATGCCGCTGACCCCGCTCCAGCACGACCCCCGGTACGGGGAGATGGACCAGGTCCTCCGCGCGTACGCCGGCCAGCGCGCCGACGACACCGAGGAGAAGCCGAGCGTGGCGCTGACCGCGTACCTGCGCCACACCTGGCACAGCAGGCCGTGGGCGGTCGGGATCGCCGAGAGCCAGCTGCGCGAGTACGCCCGCAACCCTCCGGGGCCGCTGCTGCTTCGGCTGGGCGAGGTGTACCCGCTGCCCGACCCGGGGCTCGACGGGGCCGAGATCCAGGCCTGGCTGCTCACCGTCGCCGGGCATCTGCGCCGCTGCCTCGCGGAGGGCGACATGCCGCCGCCCGGGGCGCCGCAGACCCGCTGGGAGTGGCAGGCCCGGTTCCCCGAGCTCGGGCAGCTGCTCGGCGGCTGGTTCTCCCAGGACCACGGCGTGGAGTTCCAGGACCACGAGGAGGCCCTGCGGGACTACCTGGAGGTCACGGACCCGTCGCTGGCGGCCCGGCTGTGCGGGGAGGCGTACGAGCTGCTGGCCCTGCGGCTGGACGAGTCGGACTACGCGTACGGGCTGTCCCTGCTTGGCCTGGAGGTGGACCCGCCCGTCCCGTACACCCACGGCGCCTGGCTGGGGATCATCGCCGAGGAGGTCCTGCGGGGCCGCTAG
- a CDS encoding DUF6342 family protein has protein sequence MADIDLGVASDWDEGDTHGRVKLRQNQVYPTSPKKDVLISSPVSIELSVNTNHSSSQEADKIYFTTHHGSTKKIIAVLDSEGNLHIAGRLIAEQKDLGY, from the coding sequence ATGGCTGACATCGACCTCGGCGTGGCGTCTGACTGGGACGAGGGGGACACCCACGGCCGCGTCAAGCTGCGGCAGAACCAGGTCTACCCGACCTCGCCGAAGAAGGACGTGCTCATCAGCTCGCCGGTGAGCATCGAGCTGTCCGTGAACACGAACCACTCCTCTTCGCAGGAGGCGGACAAGATCTACTTCACGACCCACCACGGCTCGACGAAGAAGATCATCGCCGTGCTCGACTCCGAGGGGAACCTGCACATCGCCGGCCGCCTGATCGCCGAGCAGAAGGACCTCGGCTACTAG
- a CDS encoding IS5 family transposase (programmed frameshift) yields MSLTEAQWTRIEPLLPDRTPKRGGRWRDHRQEIDAIAFKYRTGIPWTDLPSTSAHGRAHNRLRKWATDGTWEKVFTALLAQADAEGDLDWIASVDSTIVRAHQHAAGSRKKGALAGEPDGHALGRSRGGLTTKVHLAADSRCRPLAFVLTPGQAGDAPAFPDVMARLRVPRPIGRPRTTPDAVLADKAYSSRAIRTSLRQRGIRAVIPQPSEQTANRKRRGLLGGRPPAFDREAYKQRNTVERCINRLKQWRGLATRYDKTATIYLAGLHLAAIFIWSAR; encoded by the exons GTGTCGTTGACCGAGGCCCAGTGGACAAGGATCGAGCCATTGCTGCCGGATCGGACGCCGAAGCGGGGTGGGCGCTGGCGTGATCACCGGCAGGAGATCGACGCGATCGCGTTCAAGTACCGCACCGGGATCCCCTGGACGGACCTGCCGAGCACTTCGGCTCATGGAAGGGCCCACAACCGGCTGCGGAAGTGGGCCACCGACGGCACCTGGGAGAAGGTCTTCACTGCTCTGCTCGCCCAGGCGGACGCCGAAGGCGACCTCGACTGGATCGCCTCGGTCGACTCCACGATCGTCCGGGCTCATCAGCACGCTGCCGGGTCCCGTAAAA AAGGGGCCCTGGCCGGCGAGCCGGATGGCCATGCCCTCGGACGGTCTCGCGGCGGGCTGACCACCAAGGTCCACCTCGCCGCGGACAGCCGCTGCCGGCCACTGGCGTTCGTCCTCACCCCAGGACAGGCCGGTGACGCGCCCGCGTTTCCTGACGTCATGGCCCGCTTACGGGTGCCGCGGCCGATCGGCCGGCCCAGGACCACCCCGGATGCGGTCCTGGCCGACAAGGCGTACTCGTCGCGCGCAATCCGAACCAGTCTGCGCCAGCGCGGGATTCGGGCGGTGATTCCGCAGCCTTCCGAGCAGACCGCGAACCGCAAACGGCGCGGCCTGCTCGGCGGCCGTCCGCCGGCCTTCGACCGCGAGGCATACAAGCAGCGCAACACCGTTGAGCGGTGCATCAACAGGCTCAAGCAGTGGCGCGGCCTTGCCACCCGCTACGACAAGACCGCCACCATCTACCTCGCCGGACTCCACCTCGCCGCCATCTTCATCTGGTCGGCGAGATGA
- a CDS encoding magnesium and cobalt transport protein CorA: MSDRRPRPAWRRRPEPPPADLSAPPPPEPRAEGEPSVVQSTLYRDGHRVSSPTTLAETFRQLREHPDGMAWIGLQRPTEQELHSLAAEFDLHELAVEDAMEAHQRPKLERYGETLFVVLRAARYLDAQEEVDFGELHVFVGPDFLITVRHGAAPDLSTARQRMEQDPDLLALGPEAVLYAILDAVVDGYAPVVAGVQNDIDEIETEVFGGDPAVSRRIYELSREMVEFQRATRPLVGMLHGLMAGFAKYGTDEELQRYLRDVADHVTHTSERVDGFRQALADILTVNATLVTQQQNAEMRALAEAGFEQNEEIKKISAWAAILFAPTLVGTIYGMNFDHMPELHWAGGYPFAILLMAGVCTGLYFVFKRRRWL; encoded by the coding sequence ATGTCCGACCGCCGCCCCCGCCCGGCATGGCGCCGCCGGCCCGAACCGCCGCCCGCGGACTTGTCCGCACCTCCACCCCCGGAGCCGCGCGCGGAGGGGGAGCCGAGCGTGGTGCAGTCGACGCTGTACCGCGACGGGCACCGGGTCTCCTCCCCCACCACGCTCGCGGAGACCTTCCGCCAGCTGCGGGAGCACCCCGACGGCATGGCCTGGATCGGCCTGCAGCGCCCGACCGAGCAGGAACTCCACTCACTGGCGGCCGAGTTCGACCTCCATGAACTCGCGGTGGAGGACGCGATGGAGGCCCATCAGCGACCGAAGCTGGAACGGTACGGCGAGACGCTGTTCGTGGTCCTGCGGGCGGCCCGCTATCTGGACGCCCAGGAGGAGGTCGACTTCGGCGAGCTGCACGTCTTCGTGGGCCCGGACTTCCTGATCACGGTCCGCCACGGGGCGGCCCCGGACCTCTCGACGGCCCGGCAGCGCATGGAGCAGGATCCGGACCTCCTCGCGCTGGGCCCGGAGGCGGTGCTGTACGCGATCCTCGACGCGGTGGTCGACGGCTACGCGCCGGTGGTGGCGGGCGTCCAGAACGACATCGACGAGATCGAGACGGAGGTCTTCGGCGGCGACCCGGCGGTCTCCCGCCGCATCTACGAACTCTCCCGGGAAATGGTCGAGTTCCAGCGGGCGACCCGCCCGCTGGTGGGCATGCTGCACGGCCTGATGGCCGGCTTCGCCAAGTACGGCACGGACGAGGAACTCCAGCGCTACCTCCGAGACGTGGCCGACCACGTGACCCACACGAGCGAACGCGTCGACGGCTTCCGCCAGGCCCTCGCGGACATCCTCACGGTCAACGCGACCCTGGTCACCCAGCAGCAGAACGCGGAGATGCGGGCGCTGGCGGAGGCGGGCTTCGAACAGAACGAGGAGATCAAGAAGATCTCGGCCTGGGCGGCCATTCTGTTTGCACCCACGTTGGTGGGAACGATCTACGGGATGAACTTCGACCACATGCCGGAGCTGCACTGGGCGGGCGGGTATCCGTTCGCAATCCTGCTGATGGCAGGGGTGTGCACGGGGCTGTACTTCGTTTTCAAGCGGCGGCGCTGGCTATAG
- a CDS encoding winged helix DNA-binding domain-containing protein — MALKTTHPALGSRALNRATLDRQLLLRPAPLGVEEAVGHLVGLQAQNTKPPYYALAARLDGFRPEDLSAVMESRRVARIVSLRSTVHTHTPRDAVGLRRLVQAGAIDRELKMFRKGLDGVDLDRLTALATAYVEEQPRTLKALREHLLQEWPDADPQSLGIAARCLLLMVQVTPRGLWRRSGQVALTTADVWFGEPEGDAAGLDETVLRYLGAFGPASVKDMQTWCGLTRLRPAFERLRPGLLVFQDEHGTELFDLPDAPRPDEDTPAPPRFLPEFDNLLLSHADRTRVVSAEYRSRSWTGNQAHRVFLLDGFLAGLWHLDEGKDRTTLTIEPFARVPRAARAALASEAERTLRLMTPAGTRYDIVHADR; from the coding sequence ATGGCCCTCAAGACGACCCACCCCGCGCTCGGCTCCCGCGCCCTGAACCGTGCCACCCTCGACCGGCAGCTGCTCCTGCGCCCCGCCCCGCTCGGTGTCGAGGAGGCCGTCGGTCACCTCGTCGGGCTCCAGGCGCAGAACACGAAGCCCCCGTACTACGCGCTGGCCGCCCGGCTCGACGGGTTCCGGCCCGAGGACCTGTCCGCCGTGATGGAGTCCCGGCGGGTCGCCCGGATCGTCTCCCTGCGGTCCACCGTCCACACCCACACCCCCCGCGACGCCGTCGGGCTGCGCCGGCTCGTCCAGGCTGGGGCCATCGACCGGGAGCTGAAGATGTTCCGCAAGGGGCTCGACGGGGTGGACCTCGACCGGCTCACCGCCCTGGCGACCGCGTACGTCGAGGAGCAGCCCCGGACCTTGAAGGCGCTGCGGGAGCACCTGCTCCAGGAATGGCCGGACGCCGACCCGCAGTCGCTCGGCATCGCCGCACGCTGTCTGCTGCTGATGGTGCAGGTCACCCCGCGCGGGCTCTGGCGGCGCAGCGGGCAGGTCGCGCTCACCACCGCCGACGTGTGGTTCGGTGAGCCCGAGGGGGACGCCGCCGGCCTCGACGAGACCGTGCTGCGCTACCTCGGCGCCTTCGGTCCCGCCTCCGTCAAGGACATGCAGACCTGGTGCGGTCTCACCCGGCTCCGCCCCGCCTTCGAGCGGCTGCGGCCCGGACTGCTCGTCTTCCAGGACGAGCACGGCACCGAACTCTTCGACCTGCCCGACGCGCCCCGCCCCGACGAGGACACCCCGGCCCCGCCCCGGTTCCTGCCCGAGTTCGACAACCTCCTCCTCTCGCACGCGGACCGCACCCGGGTCGTCTCGGCCGAGTACCGCTCCCGCAGCTGGACCGGCAACCAGGCGCACCGGGTCTTCTTGCTCGACGGCTTCCTCGCCGGACTCTGGCACCTCGACGAGGGCAAGGACCGCACCACGCTCACCATCGAACCCTTCGCACGCGTGCCGCGCGCGGCACGCGCCGCCCTCGCCTCCGAGGCGGAGCGGACCCTCCGGCTCATGACCCCGGCGGGCACCCGGTACGACATCGTCCACGCGGACCGGTGA
- a CDS encoding response regulator transcription factor, translating to METVELRTALLRLRRASGLPVVFGGLLQEGRTMRIAELSGAVTPALCGLAISAGSGLGGKCLALSRPCAVTDYRSARHITHEYDLPVSAEGLRSVIAVPVVVRRKVRGVLYGALRESLPIGERVFDAAMAAARDVEQALAVRDQARQLPAPPAPGPSWEEVRQAYGELRELAPQVVDPGLRDRLLAVCGRLESASGAAPTTPGVSLTPRETDVLAAVASGATNATAADRLGLRPETVKGYLRSAMRKLGAHTRMEAVVAARRAGALP from the coding sequence ATGGAAACGGTGGAGCTGCGTACGGCGCTGCTGCGGCTGCGGCGCGCCAGCGGGCTGCCCGTCGTCTTCGGCGGACTGCTCCAGGAGGGCCGCACGATGCGGATCGCCGAGCTGAGCGGGGCGGTGACGCCCGCGCTGTGCGGCCTCGCGATCTCGGCCGGCTCTGGCCTGGGCGGGAAGTGCCTGGCGCTGTCGCGGCCGTGCGCGGTCACGGACTACCGGTCGGCGCGGCACATCACCCACGAGTACGACCTCCCGGTCTCGGCGGAGGGCCTGCGCTCGGTGATCGCCGTCCCCGTCGTCGTACGGCGCAAGGTGCGTGGCGTGCTGTACGGGGCGCTGCGCGAGTCCCTGCCGATCGGCGAGCGCGTGTTCGACGCGGCGATGGCGGCGGCCCGCGATGTCGAGCAGGCCCTCGCGGTACGGGACCAGGCTCGGCAACTGCCCGCGCCGCCGGCCCCCGGACCTTCCTGGGAGGAGGTCCGCCAGGCGTACGGGGAGCTGCGCGAACTGGCCCCCCAGGTGGTCGACCCCGGCCTACGGGACCGCCTCCTGGCCGTCTGCGGCCGCCTCGAATCGGCCTCGGGCGCGGCTCCCACGACCCCCGGCGTCTCCCTGACCCCACGCGAGACGGACGTCCTGGCAGCGGTGGCCTCCGGCGCGACGAACGCGACGGCGGCCGACCGCCTGGGCCTCCGCCCGGAAACGGTGAAGGGCTACCTCCGCTCGGCGATGAGGAAGCTGGGCGCGCATACGCGGATGGAGGCGGTGGTGGCGGCGCGGCGGGCGGGGGCGCTGCCGTAA
- a CDS encoding AMP-binding protein has translation MTATSATSATERFRAARDFLLQYREDYETAYEGFAWPRSDRFNWALDWFDVIAEGNDRTALHLVEEDGSETKVGFAEMSARSNRVANWLRAQGVRAGDRIVVMLGNQAELWETALAAMKLRAVLIPATPLLGPADLRDRVERGRARHVIVRAEDTAKFDDVPGDYTRIAVGGDGVSWLGYEHAADESDVFEPDGVTLADDTLMLYFTSGTTARPKLVEHTHTSYPVGHLSTMYWIGLEPGDVHLNISSPGWAKHAWSNLFAPWNAEATVFIHNYTRFDPARLMDEMDRNGVTSFCAPPTVWRMLIQADLSQLKTPPREVVAAGEPLNPEVIESVRRAWGVTIRDGFGQTETAVQVSNSPGQRLKEGSMGRPSPGFRVTLVDPVSGRPDVEEGEICLDLSANPVGLMTGYHGDPERTAEAMAGGYYRTGDIGSRDADGYITYIGRADDVFKASDYKISPFELESALLEHEAVAEAAVVPAPDPLRLAVPKAYVVLAAGWEPNAETAKVLFAHSREVLAPYKRVRRIEFAELPKTVSGKIRRVELRRLTAEGGGTEYAEGDLA, from the coding sequence ATGACGGCTACCAGCGCGACCAGCGCGACGGAGAGGTTCCGGGCCGCCCGGGACTTCCTGCTCCAGTACCGCGAGGACTACGAGACGGCCTACGAGGGCTTCGCCTGGCCCCGGTCCGACCGGTTCAACTGGGCGCTCGACTGGTTCGACGTCATCGCCGAGGGCAACGACCGGACCGCCCTGCACCTCGTCGAGGAGGACGGCTCCGAGACGAAGGTCGGCTTCGCCGAGATGTCCGCCCGCTCCAACCGGGTCGCGAACTGGCTGCGGGCCCAGGGCGTCCGCGCGGGCGACCGGATCGTCGTCATGCTCGGCAACCAGGCCGAGCTGTGGGAGACCGCGCTCGCCGCGATGAAGCTGCGCGCCGTCCTCATCCCCGCCACCCCGCTCCTCGGCCCCGCCGACCTGCGGGACCGCGTCGAGCGGGGGCGGGCCCGGCATGTCATCGTGCGCGCCGAGGACACCGCGAAGTTCGACGACGTCCCCGGGGACTACACACGGATCGCGGTCGGCGGCGACGGGGTGAGCTGGCTGGGCTACGAGCACGCCGCCGACGAGTCGGACGTGTTCGAGCCCGACGGCGTCACCCTCGCCGACGACACCCTGATGCTGTACTTCACCTCCGGCACGACCGCCCGGCCCAAACTGGTCGAGCACACCCACACCTCGTACCCCGTCGGCCACCTCTCGACGATGTACTGGATCGGCCTCGAGCCCGGCGACGTGCACCTCAACATCTCCTCGCCCGGCTGGGCCAAGCACGCCTGGTCCAACCTCTTCGCGCCGTGGAACGCGGAGGCGACCGTCTTCATCCACAACTACACGCGCTTCGACCCGGCCCGGCTGATGGACGAGATGGACCGGAACGGCGTCACCAGCTTCTGCGCCCCGCCGACCGTGTGGCGGATGCTGATCCAGGCCGACCTGAGCCAGCTCAAGACCCCGCCGCGCGAGGTCGTCGCCGCCGGTGAACCCCTGAACCCCGAGGTCATCGAGTCGGTACGGCGTGCCTGGGGCGTCACCATCCGGGACGGCTTCGGCCAGACCGAGACCGCCGTCCAGGTCTCCAACAGCCCCGGCCAGCGCCTCAAGGAGGGCTCCATGGGGCGCCCGAGCCCCGGCTTCCGGGTCACCCTCGTCGACCCGGTGAGCGGCCGGCCGGACGTGGAGGAGGGCGAGATCTGTCTCGACCTGTCCGCCAACCCGGTGGGCCTGATGACCGGCTACCACGGCGACCCGGAGCGCACGGCGGAGGCGATGGCGGGCGGCTACTACCGCACCGGCGACATCGGCTCCCGGGACGCCGACGGCTACATCACGTACATCGGGCGCGCCGACGACGTGTTCAAGGCCTCCGACTACAAGATCAGCCCCTTCGAGCTGGAGAGCGCCCTCCTGGAGCACGAGGCCGTCGCCGAGGCGGCCGTCGTCCCCGCGCCCGACCCGCTGCGGCTCGCCGTCCCGAAGGCGTACGTCGTCCTCGCGGCGGGCTGGGAGCCGAACGCGGAGACCGCGAAGGTCCTCTTCGCCCACTCGCGCGAGGTCCTCGCCCCGTACAAGCGCGTCCGGCGCATCGAGTTCGCCGAGCTGCCCAAGACCGTCTCCGGAAAGATCCGGCGCGTGGAGCTGCGCAGGCTCACCGCCGAGGGCGGCGGCACGGAGTACGCGGAAGGGGACCTCGCATGA